A single region of the Solwaraspora sp. WMMD406 genome encodes:
- a CDS encoding metal ABC transporter substrate-binding protein, translated as MHNHLLRRTLASTAGAVLALGGIAACAEEGSTGSDDPAAPAETLGVVAAFYPLQFLAERVGGDAVTVTGLAAPGAEPHDLELNPQQVGQISDADLVIYLSGFQPAVDAAVEQEGGEHAFDVVTVEPLLDATGDHDHDHGHEDEHAGEDEHAEEDEHAGEDEHAEEDEHAEETGGKDPHLWLDPQRFAAVGDELAQRLGAVDPDRAADYTARAEELRTELTALDTEYTEGLATCERREIITSHAAFGYLANRYELEQIGISGLSPEDEPAPQRLAEVVEEAREHQATTIFFETLVSPSIAETIADEVGAETAVLDPIEGLQPDADGDYFSVMRANLEALTTALGCS; from the coding sequence ATGCACAACCACCTCTTGCGCCGCACTCTCGCCTCCACCGCCGGCGCGGTGCTCGCCCTGGGCGGCATCGCGGCGTGCGCCGAGGAGGGCTCCACTGGTTCCGATGATCCCGCTGCCCCCGCCGAGACGCTCGGGGTGGTCGCTGCCTTCTATCCGCTGCAGTTCCTGGCCGAACGCGTCGGCGGCGACGCGGTCACGGTCACCGGCCTGGCCGCGCCCGGCGCCGAGCCGCACGACCTCGAGCTGAACCCACAGCAGGTCGGCCAGATCAGCGATGCCGATCTGGTGATCTACCTCAGCGGTTTCCAACCCGCCGTCGACGCCGCGGTCGAGCAGGAAGGCGGTGAGCACGCCTTCGACGTCGTCACAGTCGAGCCGCTGCTGGACGCGACCGGCGACCACGACCACGACCACGGCCACGAGGACGAGCACGCGGGCGAGGACGAACACGCCGAGGAGGACGAACACGCGGGCGAGGACGAACACGCCGAGGAGGACGAACACGCCGAGGAGACCGGTGGGAAGGACCCGCACCTGTGGCTGGACCCGCAGCGGTTCGCCGCCGTCGGCGACGAGCTGGCCCAACGGCTGGGCGCGGTCGATCCGGACCGGGCAGCCGACTACACCGCTAGGGCCGAGGAGCTACGTACCGAACTGACGGCGCTCGACACCGAGTACACCGAAGGGCTGGCGACCTGCGAGCGGCGGGAGATCATCACCAGCCACGCCGCGTTCGGCTACCTGGCCAACCGCTACGAGTTGGAGCAGATCGGCATCTCCGGGCTGAGTCCGGAGGACGAACCGGCGCCCCAACGGCTGGCCGAGGTCGTCGAGGAGGCCCGGGAGCACCAGGCCACCACGATCTTCTTCGAGACCCTGGTGAGCCCGAGCATCGCCGAGACCATCGCCGACGAGGTCGGCGCCGAGACCGCGGTCCTCGATCCGATCGAGGGACTGCAGCCCGACGCCGACGGCGACTATTTCTCGGTGATGCGTGCCAACCTCGAGGCACTGACCACGGCGCTGGGCTGTTCGTGA
- a CDS encoding metalloregulator ArsR/SmtB family transcription factor, giving the protein MTTANGYEGYESAGELLRALSAPIRVAIVTELAQGERCVHELVEKLGAPQPLVSQHLRVLRGAGVVHGSRRGREIAYALVDEHVAHIVADAVSHAREIR; this is encoded by the coding sequence GTGACGACGGCCAACGGGTACGAGGGATACGAGAGCGCCGGAGAACTGCTGCGCGCGCTCTCCGCCCCGATCCGGGTGGCCATCGTGACCGAACTCGCCCAGGGTGAACGTTGTGTCCACGAGCTCGTAGAGAAGCTCGGCGCCCCACAGCCGCTGGTGTCCCAACATCTGCGGGTACTGCGGGGCGCGGGCGTCGTCCACGGTTCCCGACGGGGTCGGGAGATCGCGTACGCGCTGGTAGACGAACATGTCGCGCACATCGTGGCGGACGCGGTCAGTCATGCCCGGGAGATCCGATGA
- a CDS encoding ABC transporter ATP-binding protein, protein MSRLQLRGFGWRHAGRRAWAVRDVDLRIDAGERVLLLGPSGAGKSTLLAAMAGLLPDDSGEQAGTITIDGLDPRKARERVGIVFQDPQTQLVMARSGDDVAFGLENWGVPTDEIWPRVDAALARVGFRYDRRRSTAALSGGEQQRLALAGVLALRPDLLLLDEPTANLDPAGATLVRTALRGALDGTRDGILDHDRQTTMVVVEHRVAQALPLVDRVVVLSPGGGVRADGPPQQVFDRYGEQLAAEGVWVPDQPLPVRHRTGAAGPTLLHADRVGLTPRLAALPDEIPINAGEAVAVLGPNGAGKTTLALLLGGLVAPGTGTVRATSALTGGRVGAVPHRWRAPELVRRIGTVFQNPEHQFVTATVADELALGPRRCGMPEPAVRRVVDDLLGRLRLDRLARANPYTLSGGEARRLSVATALATAPRLLVLDEPTFGQDRRTWIELVGLLAGLRDDGHGVVAVTHDVDFVDAIADRRLTL, encoded by the coding sequence GTGAGCCGGCTTCAGCTGCGCGGATTCGGTTGGCGGCACGCCGGCCGCCGCGCCTGGGCGGTCCGCGACGTCGACCTGCGGATCGACGCCGGCGAACGGGTGCTGCTGCTGGGTCCGTCCGGTGCCGGCAAGAGCACCTTGCTGGCGGCGATGGCCGGCCTGCTACCGGACGACTCCGGTGAGCAGGCCGGCACGATCACGATCGACGGGCTCGATCCGCGCAAGGCCAGGGAACGAGTCGGCATCGTCTTCCAGGATCCGCAGACCCAGCTGGTGATGGCGCGCAGCGGCGACGACGTGGCGTTCGGGCTGGAAAACTGGGGGGTGCCGACCGACGAGATCTGGCCCCGGGTGGACGCTGCGCTGGCCCGGGTCGGCTTCCGGTACGACCGGCGACGGTCGACCGCCGCGCTGTCCGGCGGCGAACAGCAGCGGCTGGCCCTGGCCGGGGTGCTCGCGCTGCGACCGGACCTGCTGCTGCTCGACGAACCGACCGCCAACCTCGACCCGGCCGGTGCCACGCTGGTCCGCACGGCCCTCAGGGGGGCCCTCGACGGGACCCGTGACGGGATCCTCGACCACGACCGGCAGACCACGATGGTCGTCGTCGAACACCGGGTGGCGCAGGCACTGCCGCTGGTCGACCGGGTGGTGGTGCTCTCCCCCGGCGGCGGGGTGCGGGCCGACGGCCCGCCCCAGCAGGTCTTCGATCGGTACGGCGAGCAGCTGGCCGCCGAGGGCGTCTGGGTGCCGGACCAGCCGCTGCCGGTGCGCCACCGCACCGGCGCGGCGGGACCGACGCTGCTGCACGCCGACCGGGTCGGGCTGACGCCCCGGCTGGCCGCGCTGCCCGACGAGATCCCGATCAACGCCGGTGAGGCGGTGGCAGTGCTCGGCCCCAACGGCGCCGGCAAGACGACCCTGGCGTTGCTGCTCGGCGGGCTGGTCGCGCCCGGCACCGGTACGGTGCGGGCCACCTCCGCGCTGACCGGTGGACGGGTCGGGGCGGTGCCGCACCGATGGCGGGCGCCGGAGCTGGTCCGGCGGATCGGCACCGTGTTCCAGAACCCGGAGCATCAGTTCGTCACCGCCACCGTCGCCGACGAGTTGGCGCTCGGTCCCCGTCGCTGCGGCATGCCGGAGCCGGCGGTCAGGCGGGTGGTCGACGACCTGCTCGGGCGGTTGCGGCTGGACCGGTTGGCGCGGGCCAACCCGTACACCCTGTCTGGTGGTGAGGCGCGGCGCCTCAGCGTGGCGACGGCCCTGGCCACCGCGCCACGCCTGCTGGTGCTGGACGAGCCGACGTTCGGCCAGGACCGGCGGACCTGGATCGAGCTGGTCGGTCTGCTCGCCGGGTTGCGTGACGACGGGCACGGCGTGGTGGCGGTGACGCACGACGTCGACTTCGTCGACGCCATCGCCGACCGGCGGTTGACCCTGTGA
- a CDS encoding metal ABC transporter ATP-binding protein, producing the protein MVHVTHGVAGYDGRPVLRDVDLTVTNGEVVALLGANGSGKSTLIRAVLGLVPLSDGTVHLFGQPVRRFRQWQRIGYVPQRLGAGSGVPATVGEVVHSGRLARRGVLRPASAADRAAVAAALSAVGLADRAGDPVTTLSGGQQQRTLIARALAGEPELLILDEPTAGVDAASQEAFAGALRTFVDGGGTVLLVAHELGPLQPLINRAVVLHHGEVVHVGPVPPPAGHHADPGHDHVHPHAPVELSRMWSA; encoded by the coding sequence ATCGTCCACGTGACGCACGGGGTGGCCGGCTACGACGGCCGCCCCGTGCTGCGCGACGTCGACCTCACCGTGACCAATGGTGAGGTCGTCGCGTTACTCGGCGCCAACGGCTCCGGCAAGTCCACGCTCATCCGGGCCGTCCTCGGCCTGGTGCCGCTCAGTGACGGCACCGTACACCTCTTCGGGCAGCCGGTGCGGCGCTTCCGGCAATGGCAACGGATCGGCTACGTACCGCAGCGTCTCGGCGCGGGCAGTGGGGTCCCCGCGACCGTCGGTGAGGTGGTGCACTCCGGTCGGCTCGCGCGCCGAGGCGTCCTGCGCCCAGCGAGCGCGGCCGATCGGGCCGCCGTCGCCGCCGCGCTGTCCGCCGTCGGGCTCGCCGACCGGGCCGGCGACCCGGTCACCACGCTCTCCGGCGGACAGCAACAACGGACGCTGATCGCCCGAGCCCTGGCCGGCGAACCCGAGCTGCTGATCCTCGACGAGCCGACGGCCGGTGTCGACGCCGCCAGTCAGGAGGCCTTCGCCGGCGCCCTGCGCACCTTCGTCGACGGTGGCGGCACCGTACTGCTGGTCGCCCACGAGCTCGGACCGCTGCAACCGCTGATCAACCGGGCTGTCGTGCTGCATCACGGCGAGGTCGTGCATGTTGGTCCGGTGCCGCCGCCGGCCGGTCACCACGCGGACCCGGGCCACGACCACGTACACCCGCACGCGCCGGTGGAGCTGTCCCGGATGTGGAGCGCATGA
- a CDS encoding transcriptional repressor — protein sequence MKVGDDTKVGGTETAAVRNTRQRSAVSAILDELAGFHSAQELHAMLRERGDRVGLTTVYRTLQGLADSGEVDVMRPPGGEHLYRRCSQGHHHHLVCRSCGSAVEVEGPAVEAWAERVAAQHGYVGVSHTMEIFGTCPKCAARRTTAG from the coding sequence ATGAAAGTCGGAGACGACACGAAGGTCGGCGGCACGGAGACGGCCGCCGTACGCAACACCCGCCAGCGCAGCGCGGTCAGCGCGATCCTGGATGAGCTGGCGGGTTTTCACAGTGCCCAGGAACTGCACGCGATGCTGCGGGAACGCGGTGACCGGGTCGGTCTGACCACCGTCTACCGGACTCTTCAGGGGCTCGCCGACTCCGGCGAGGTGGATGTGATGCGCCCGCCCGGGGGCGAGCATCTCTACCGGCGCTGCAGCCAGGGTCACCACCACCATCTGGTCTGCCGGTCCTGCGGCAGCGCCGTCGAGGTGGAAGGGCCGGCGGTGGAGGCGTGGGCGGAACGGGTGGCGGCCCAACACGGGTACGTCGGCGTCAGCCACACCATGGAGATCTTCGGCACCTGCCCGAAGTGCGCGGCCCGGCGCACCACGGCCGGCTGA
- a CDS encoding permease has translation MFGDRVGSVEVLAFLLIGLVIFRDPLANLISDPRLQTWTTVFVSVMVQAMPFLVFGVVLSAVIAVFVPRSFWAKALPEHPALAVPVASAAGVVLPGCECGSVPIAGSLIRRGVAPAAALAFLLAAPAINPIVLVATAVAFPNNPEMVLGRGVASLAVAMIMGWMWLRLGRTDWIRLPHRPDLDDLSRARAFWAAVRHDIMHAGGFLVIGAMAAASINVLVPERWLQTLADNPVLSILALAVLAVLLSICSEADAFVAASLSQFSLTSRLVFLVVGPMVDLKLISMQAGTFGRRFAARFAPATFVIAIVVAVAVGTVLW, from the coding sequence CTGTTCGGCGACCGGGTCGGCTCGGTCGAAGTGCTCGCCTTCCTGCTCATCGGATTGGTGATCTTCCGGGACCCGCTGGCCAACCTGATCTCCGATCCCCGGTTGCAGACCTGGACCACCGTGTTCGTCTCGGTGATGGTCCAGGCCATGCCGTTCCTCGTCTTCGGGGTCGTGCTCTCCGCCGTCATCGCCGTCTTCGTACCCCGGTCGTTCTGGGCCAAGGCGCTGCCGGAACATCCGGCGTTGGCGGTGCCGGTCGCCAGCGCCGCCGGCGTGGTGCTGCCCGGCTGCGAATGCGGCTCGGTGCCGATCGCCGGGTCGTTGATTCGGCGCGGGGTGGCGCCGGCCGCCGCCCTGGCGTTCCTGCTAGCCGCACCGGCGATCAACCCGATCGTGCTGGTCGCCACGGCGGTCGCCTTCCCCAACAACCCGGAGATGGTGCTGGGCCGGGGAGTCGCCAGCCTCGCCGTGGCGATGATCATGGGGTGGATGTGGCTGCGGCTCGGCCGGACCGACTGGATCCGACTGCCGCACCGGCCCGATCTCGACGACCTGTCCCGGGCCCGGGCGTTCTGGGCGGCCGTCCGGCACGACATCATGCACGCTGGCGGATTCCTGGTGATCGGGGCGATGGCCGCCGCAAGCATCAACGTGCTGGTGCCGGAGCGCTGGTTGCAGACCCTGGCCGACAATCCGGTGCTGTCGATCCTGGCTCTCGCCGTGCTCGCCGTACTGCTGTCGATCTGCTCGGAGGCGGACGCGTTCGTGGCGGCGTCGCTGTCGCAGTTCTCGCTGACCTCCCGGTTGGTGTTCCTGGTGGTCGGACCGATGGTCGACCTCAAACTGATCTCGATGCAGGCCGGTACGTTCGGACGCCGGTTCGCGGCCCGGTTCGCTCCGGCGACCTTTGTGATCGCCATCGTGGTGGCGGTAGCGGTGGGGACGGTGCTATGGTGA
- a CDS encoding ECF transporter S component — MTYSSIDPSATPGSTGNPGANRRWRTVDIVVASVIAVAFGVIFWLWGLIWAATEAAFTFFPPAQAVLYGVWLVPAVLGALVIRKPGAALFCELVAALVSAALGSQWGAVVIVQGLAQGIGAELVFLAVAYRSFRLPVALAAAAAAGLGAAIFDQVRYYAPYDLVSFRIPIFIVTVVSAVVLAGAGSLALTRALARTGVLDRFPAGRDRAEV, encoded by the coding sequence ATGACGTATTCGTCCATCGATCCGTCCGCGACCCCGGGCTCGACCGGCAACCCCGGTGCCAACCGCCGCTGGCGGACCGTCGACATCGTGGTCGCCTCGGTGATCGCGGTCGCTTTCGGGGTGATCTTCTGGCTCTGGGGGCTGATCTGGGCCGCCACCGAGGCCGCGTTCACCTTCTTCCCACCCGCCCAGGCGGTGCTGTACGGCGTGTGGCTGGTGCCGGCCGTCCTCGGCGCGCTGGTGATCCGCAAACCCGGGGCCGCGCTCTTCTGCGAGCTGGTCGCCGCACTGGTCTCGGCGGCGCTGGGCAGCCAGTGGGGTGCCGTGGTGATCGTCCAGGGACTGGCGCAGGGCATCGGTGCCGAGCTGGTGTTCCTGGCAGTGGCGTACCGCTCGTTCCGGCTGCCGGTGGCGCTGGCCGCCGCTGCCGCCGCCGGGCTCGGGGCGGCGATCTTCGACCAGGTGCGCTATTACGCCCCGTACGACCTGGTCTCCTTCCGGATTCCGATCTTCATCGTCACCGTGGTCAGCGCCGTCGTGCTGGCCGGAGCCGGCAGCCTGGCGCTGACCCGGGCCCTGGCCCGCACCGGGGTCCTCGACCGGTTCCCCGCCGGCCGGGACCGCGCTGAGGTATGA
- a CDS encoding TIGR03943 family protein, with protein MNKQAQGVVLLLLGGAVVKASVTDMYLRYVKEGLQPFLITAGLLLIAAAVMTLWHDLRRRSTAAPAAVSAGHVAGASRRHAAKDGHAAGDGDNHGHEGGHAHHEPRVGWLLILPVLGLLLVAPPALGSYAAGQAGTALSSQQASSDYPPLPDGDPAEISVLDYASRAIFDEGESLQGRDIALTGFITDGPDGEPMLARIVLSCCAADGRPIKVGLAGSVPSGLPVDTWVSVVGRYSEQIGTDPVNGASIPYLQVESWQQIDPPRQQYE; from the coding sequence GTGAACAAGCAGGCGCAAGGCGTCGTGTTGCTGTTGCTCGGTGGTGCGGTGGTCAAGGCCAGCGTCACCGACATGTATCTGCGCTACGTCAAGGAAGGCCTCCAGCCGTTCCTGATCACCGCCGGGTTGCTGTTGATCGCGGCGGCGGTGATGACGCTCTGGCACGATCTGCGGCGTCGGTCGACGGCGGCCCCGGCCGCTGTCTCGGCGGGCCATGTCGCCGGGGCGAGCCGCCGCCATGCCGCCAAGGACGGCCATGCCGCTGGGGACGGTGACAACCACGGACACGAAGGCGGCCACGCGCATCACGAGCCCCGGGTCGGCTGGCTGCTGATCCTGCCGGTACTCGGACTGCTGCTGGTCGCACCGCCGGCGCTCGGCTCGTACGCGGCAGGCCAAGCGGGTACGGCGTTGAGCAGCCAGCAGGCGTCCTCGGACTATCCGCCGCTGCCGGACGGCGACCCGGCCGAGATCAGCGTGCTCGACTACGCCTCGCGGGCGATCTTCGACGAAGGGGAGTCGCTGCAGGGCCGCGACATCGCACTCACCGGGTTCATCACCGACGGCCCGGACGGCGAGCCGATGCTGGCCCGGATCGTGCTTTCCTGCTGCGCCGCCGACGGCCGCCCGATCAAGGTCGGTCTGGCCGGCAGCGTACCGAGCGGTCTGCCGGTGGACACCTGGGTGTCGGTGGTCGGTCGCTACTCGGAGCAGATCGGCACCGACCCGGTCAACGGCGCAAGCATTCCCTACCTGCAGGTGGAGAGCTGGCAGCAGATCGACCCGCCCCGGCAGCAGTACGAATAG
- a CDS encoding metal ABC transporter permease → MSIFQYEFMIRALIGALVIGLATPALGIYLVQRRMSLIGDGVGHVALTGVGVGLLLDQSPVLTAVVVATIGAVAIELVRERGRTSGDMALALLFYGGIAGGVLLVGLASDRSNANLMAYLFGSLTTTSVEDLWIIVGLAVAVLAAMLLLRPALFAICHDEEYARVSGLPVRTLNLLLAVTTAVTVTIAMRAVGLLLVSALMVIPVATAQQFTRGFRSTMAAAMVIGFAAAGSGVWLAGTANTALGATIVMLAIATFLAASVGAGGWRLLRRRTARLTVQPRTVREVEPPEVVLER, encoded by the coding sequence ATGAGCATCTTCCAGTACGAGTTCATGATCCGCGCACTGATCGGCGCGCTGGTCATCGGCTTGGCCACACCCGCCCTCGGCATCTATCTGGTGCAGCGGCGGATGTCGTTGATCGGCGACGGGGTCGGCCACGTCGCGCTCACCGGGGTCGGCGTCGGCCTGCTGCTCGACCAGTCGCCGGTACTCACCGCAGTCGTCGTCGCCACGATCGGTGCCGTCGCCATCGAGTTGGTCCGCGAACGTGGCCGTACCTCCGGCGACATGGCACTGGCATTGCTGTTCTACGGCGGGATCGCCGGCGGTGTGCTGCTGGTCGGGCTGGCCAGCGACCGCAGCAACGCCAACCTGATGGCGTACCTGTTCGGCTCGTTGACCACGACCTCCGTCGAGGATCTGTGGATCATCGTCGGACTGGCGGTGGCGGTGCTCGCCGCGATGCTGCTGCTGCGCCCGGCGCTGTTCGCGATCTGCCACGACGAGGAGTACGCCCGGGTGTCCGGCCTACCGGTGCGTACCCTCAACCTGCTGCTCGCGGTCACCACCGCGGTGACCGTCACGATCGCCATGCGCGCCGTCGGCCTGCTCCTGGTCAGCGCGTTGATGGTGATTCCGGTGGCGACGGCGCAGCAGTTCACCCGGGGTTTCCGCAGCACCATGGCCGCCGCGATGGTCATCGGCTTCGCGGCCGCCGGCAGCGGGGTGTGGCTGGCCGGCACCGCCAACACGGCGCTGGGCGCCACCATCGTGATGCTGGCGATCGCCACGTTCCTGGCCGCCTCGGTGGGCGCCGGCGGTTGGCGGCTGCTGCGCCGACGCACCGCCCGGCTGACGGTCCAGCCCCGGACCGTCCGGGAGGTCGAGCCACCCGAAGTCGTCCTCGAACGCTGA
- a CDS encoding DUF6703 family protein → MQPTQPSGTARLRRISPTAAFLVALGLMVVGLFAPGIVGGALLLLLAAGLVWLLRLTWPVLPAGGRLVRLLVLTLLVAVALAKIF, encoded by the coding sequence ATGCAGCCTACGCAGCCGTCCGGGACGGCCCGACTCCGGCGGATCAGTCCGACCGCCGCGTTCCTGGTCGCTCTCGGACTGATGGTGGTGGGGTTGTTCGCCCCGGGGATCGTCGGCGGGGCGCTCCTACTGCTGTTGGCGGCAGGGCTGGTCTGGTTGCTGCGGCTCACCTGGCCGGTGCTGCCGGCCGGCGGCCGGCTGGTGCGGCTACTGGTTCTCACGTTGCTGGTGGCGGTCGCGCTGGCCAAAATCTTCTAG